The following nucleotide sequence is from Candidatus Margulisiibacteriota bacterium.
CGGGTGGACCTCGTTCGATGTTGTCGCCAGGATCCGCAATCTTTCCAGAGTAAAAAAAGTCGGCCATTCCGGCACCCTGGACCCGATCGCGACCGGGGTCTTGCCGGTATTTCTTGGGAGCGCGACCAAACAGATCGAGCGCTTTCTGAACGGGGATAAGGGGTACCTGGCGGAAATGATGTTGGGGATAAAGACCGATACGGGGGACGCTGATGGGAAAGTAGTGGAGACGGTAAATGGTAAACGGTTTACGGGACAAGAGATTGAAAAGGCATTTAATAAATACAGAGGCAAGATTAAACAAATCCCGCCGATGTATTCGGCGATCAAGATCAAAGGGAAAAAGCTCTATGAGCTGGCCCGTAAGGGGATCGAGGTTGAAAGAGAGCCTCGAGAGATAACGATCTATCAATTAACTCTATTGGGGCCAGATGGAAAGCGACCTGCTTCGGAACTGATTGCCGGCTTGGTTGAAGAGTGGCCGCCGGCGGTCGAGGGTGATTATCA
It contains:
- the truB gene encoding tRNA pseudouridine(55) synthase TruB — protein: MTSPDGIIIVDKPAGWTSFDVVARIRNLSRVKKVGHSGTLDPIATGVLPVFLGSATKQIERFLNGDKGYLAEMMLGIKTDTGDADGKVVETVNGKRFTGQEIEKAFNKYRGKIKQIPPMYSAIKIKGKKLYELARKGIEVEREPREITIYQLTLLGPDGKRPASELIAGLVEEWPPAVEGDYQRVIFYVECSKGTYIRKLIEDVGDDLGCGAHMTRLVRTYAHPFHLSQALTMETIVTLAKNDKLATVVIKPEDVLTSPTV